A single region of the Chionomys nivalis chromosome 23, mChiNiv1.1, whole genome shotgun sequence genome encodes:
- the Magel2 gene encoding MAGE-like protein 2 codes for MSQLSTNPGDSSPPDSPLPPVQVHSRPTVLMRAPPASSRAPPVPWDPPPVDLQAPMASWQAPQPAWEAPEGQLPAPVAQLAQPPSLGAPMVQAPPLGGPMAQPPTPGVLMLHPSVPGGPLAHPTTPGTQMTHPQPSPGTPMAHPLPGTPMTHPPPPPPVTPMAHPPPPGTSMGHPLAPGNPMVHPLTPGAPMVHPPQPGTSIPHAAIPGTQPPTPGVLMAQQLTPGVLMVQQPAPGAPMVQPPPQAALMTQPSSSITQMAKPPGPGVVMIHPPGARAPNIQTPVSGAPTAQPVLPPGQPLASWAPQGQPLILQIQSQVMRTPQQVPPIPSTPQVQLATAPGWQATTPNWQMTPQGWQGTPLAWQATQVTWQTPTLAWQTPPVRQGPPTIRPGPTPIRPGPPPILRQMPPVIRQAPPLIRQASAPIRQALHGIASQPQLWQVLPPPPPLRQAPQARLLAPRLPGPQTAPQVTQIHLVPQTASQVSHPMLSAPLSIPIPVPQAASQSASRAVHCPSIIWQATRGQRQVPEELEVPQELQMPEELEVPQEVEVPEELEVPQEVEVPEELQESEEVPVPQEVPVPREVQVPQQLQVPQELQVPQEVQVPREVQVPQQLQVPQQLQVPQQLQVPRELPVPQELPVSLEFQEVQQAQAMGWQAPKVPTHFWQPVSAQETQEQATQRTRVEQQQPFQGVQPSRKVLQTRRAAHQAQPTGMQAEQPSIQLQPSWQGPAPTTQAQPGASRAPTNFPRGSTRSLMTPSGEPGPSSLEPRGPPRDRRGSSRGRRGPPKDRMIIGATFCAPRSASASRAYLPTAWRNVPATSETLTATSRVLPSTSHFQPASSNGFRGPSATSESPKSLPFALQDPYACVEALPAVPWVPYADVNGSSACKAVPTILMVTAAAPEASATIAEASKPAEPPRRSGKATRKKKHLEPKEDDGGQRMASRDWRGPRPSENPRQNDWEMQRAMQLLGEQEPLYTSQGLNGWGRPNNSRIPRGFDGPSTSQDQRFCGGSGGSQPWMVSDVPSVSRGSSAVQEDPNGESQALSPLDERANALVQFLLVKDQARVPIQLSEMVNAVIREYKDDSLDIISRANAKLESSYGCQLKEIDTKTHTYIIVKKTGHPQCNMLTSYLDRPKFNLLMVVLSLIFMKGYCIRENLLFSFLFQLGLDVHATSGLFRSTKQLITSVFVRHRYLEYRQIPFTEPAEYELLWGPRAFLEANQMHILRFLAALYENQAQIWTGQYLQSLAELEYTDTNEEPNDSDDDSHGPTSSTHPH; via the coding sequence ATGTCACAGCTAAGTACGAATCCGGGCGATTCCAGCCCACCGGACTCCCCTTTGCCTCCGGTCCAGGTCCATAGCCGCCCTACGGTTCTGATGCGGGCTCCGCCTGCTTCGTCCCGGGCTCCTCCAGTCCCTTGGGATCCACCTCCAGTGGACTTGCAGGCTCCCATGGCTTCTTGGCAGGCTCCTCAGCCTGCCTGGGAGGCTCCAGAGGGCCAGCTGCCTGCCCCAGTGGCTCAGCTGGCCCAGCCTCCTTCACTAGGGGCCCCAATGGTCCAGGCTCCCCCGCTGGGAGGGCCTATGGCCCAGCCTCCAACTCCTGGAGTCTTGATGCTACATCCTTCTGTCCCGGGGGGCCCTTTGGCTCATCCTACAACCCCAGGAACCCAAATGACACACCCTCAGCCTTCTCCTGGGACCCCGATGGCGCACCCTCTTCCTGGGACCCCAATGacccaccctcctcctcctcctcctgtgacCCCGATGGCCCACCCTCCACCTCCTGGGACATCTATGGGCCATCCTCTTGCACCTGGGAACCCGATGGTCCATCCTCTCACACCTGGGGCCCCAATGGTTCATCCTCCCCAACCTGGAACTTCAATACCGCACGCTGCAATTCCGGGGACCCAGCCACCAACTCCAGGAGTCCTGATGGCCCAGCAGCTGACACCGGGAGTCCTGATGGTCCAGCAGCCTGCTCCAGGAGCTCCGATGGTCCAGCCTCCACCGCAGGCTGCCTTGATGACCCAGCCTTCGTCTTCAATAACTCAGATGGCCAAGCCTCCAGGTCCTGGTGTCGTGATGATCCATCCTCCAGGTGCCAGAGCTCCGAACATTCAGACTCCAGTGTCAGGAGCACCGACTGCTCAGCCAGTATTGCCCCCAGGGCAACCTCTGGCTTCGTGGGCCCCACAGGGTCAGCCTTTGATCCTGCAAATCCAGTCTCAAGTCATGAGAACTCCTCAACAGGTTCCCCCTATTCCATCAACACCACAGGTGCAGCTTGCCACAGCCCCAGGCTGgcaagccaccacacccaactggcAGATGACCCCCCAGGGTTGGCAGGGGACGCCCTTGGCCTGGCAGGCCACACAGGTCACTTGGCAGACCCCCACCCTAGCCTGGCAGACCCCTCCTGTGCGCCAAGGGCCCCCAACCATTCGTCCTGGTCCCACACCCATTCGACCTGGACCACCTCCAATACTCCGCCAGATGCCACCTGTGATCCGTCAGGCCCCACCACTGATCCGCCAGGCCTCTGCACCTATCAGACAAGCTTTACATGGCATAGCAAGCCAGCCTCAGCTGTGGCAAGTCctgccacccccacctccactgcGTCAGGCTCCACAGGCTCGTCTCCTGGCTCCCAGGTTGCCAGGGCCACAAACAGCACCTCAAGTTACTCAGATACATTTGGTGCCACAGACAGCCTCACAGGTGTCCCATCCAATGCTGTCAGCACCACTATCTATCCCAATTCCTGTGCCCCAGGCTGCCTCTCAGTCAGCTTCCCGAGCTGTGCATTGCCCATCCATCATCTGGCAGGCCACCAGAGGCCAGCGCCAGGTGCCAGAGGAGCTCGAGGTGCCCCAGGAGCTCCAGATGCCAGAGGAGCTCGAGGTGCCACAGGAGGTCGAGGTGCCAGAGGAGCTCGAGGTGCCACAGGAGGTCGAGGTGCCAGAGGAGCTCCAGGAGTCAGAGGAGGTTCCGGTGCCACAGGAGGTCCCAGTGCCACGTGAGGTCCAGGTGCCACAGCAGCTCCAGGTGCCACAGGAGCTCCAGGTGCCACAGGAGGTCCAGGTGCCACGGGAGGTCCAGGTGCCACAGCAGCTCCAGGTGCCACAGCAGCTCCAGGTGCCACAGCAGCTCCAGGTGCCACGGGAGCTCCCAGTACCACAGGAGCTCCCCGTGTCATTGGAGTTCCAGGAGGTACAGCAGGCCCAGGCAATGGGCTGGCAGGCACCCAAGGTACCCACTCACTTCTGGCAGCCTGTGTCTGCCCAGGAGACCCAGGAGCAGGCCACTCAGCGCACCCGTGTGGAGCAGCAGCAGCCCTTTCAGGGAGTTCAACCCTCCCGCAAGGTCCTGCAAACTCGGCGAGCTGCCCATCAGGCCCAACccacaggcatgcaggcagaacagccCTCAATCCAACTGCAGCCTTCTTGGCAAGGGCCAGCCCCCACCACGCAGGCACAGCCTGGAGCCTCCAGAGCACCGACAAATTTTCCCAGGGGCTCCACTCGATCTCTCATGACTCCGTCAGGAGAACCTGGCCCCTCTTCTCTAGAACCTCGGGGCCCCCCCAGAGATCGTAGGGGCTCTTCAAGGGGCAGAAGGGGCCCTCCCAAAGATCGCATGATCATTGGTGCCACCTTCTGTGCTCCAAGGTCAGCATCAGCTTCCAGGGCATACCTGCCAACTGCCTGGAGAAATGTGCCTGCCACATCAGAGACCTTAACTGCCACCTCAAGGGTTCTTCCATCTACCTCTCATTTTCAGCCTGCCTCTTCTAATGGCTTCAGGGGTCCATCTGCCACCTCAGAGAGCCCAAAGTCACTGCCATTTGCTCTGCAGGACCCTTATGCCTGCGTAGAGGCCCTGCCTGCAGTTCCCTGGGTCCCCTATGCTGATGTGAACGGTTCATCAGCATGTAAGGCGGTGCCCACCATCCTGATGGTGACAGCAGCTGCCCCCGAGGCAAGTGCCACCATCGCAGAGGCCTCCAAGCCTGCAGAGCCACCACGGCGCTCTGGCAAAGCCACCAGGAAGAAGAAGCATCTGGAACCCAAAGAGGACGACGGTGGCCAAAGGATGGCCTCACGTGACTGGCGGGGCCCCCGACCCTCTGAGAATCCCAGGCAGAATGACTGGGAGATGCAAAGAGCTATGCAGCTCCTGGGGGAACAGGAACCCCTCTACACTTCCCAGGGTCTGAATGGCTGGGGACGCCCCAATAACTCTAGAATTCCAAGGGGCTTCGATGGTCCCAGCACTTCACAGGACCAGCGGTTCTGTGGTGGCTCAGGGGGGTCTCAGCCATGGATGGTCTCTGATGTGCCAAGTGTCTCTCGAGGATCTAGTGCTGTTCAGGAGGACCCTAATGGGGAGAGTCAGGCATTATCTCCCTTAGATGAGAGGGCAAATGCTCTGGTACAGTTTCTCTTGGTCAAGGACCAAGCCAGGGTGCCCATCCAGCTCTCAGAGATGGTAAATGCTGTCATCAGGGAATATAAAGATGACAGCTTAGACATCATCAGTCGTGCCAATGCTAAGTTAGAGAGCTCCTATGGGTGTCAACTGAAGGAAATTGACACCAAAACCCACACTTACATCATCGTCAAGAAGACGGGGCACCCTCAGTGCAATATGCTGACATCTTACTTAGACAGGCCAAAGTTCAACCTCTTGATGGTGGTCCTGAGCCTCATCTTTATGAAAGGCTACTGTATCAGGGAGAATCTGCTCTTTAGTTTTCTGTTCCAGTTAGGACTGGATGTCCACGCGACAAGTGGTCTCTTCAGAAGTACGAAGCAGCTCATCACCAGCGTGTTTGTGAGGCACAGGTACCTAGAATACAGGCAAATCCCATTCACCGAGCCTGCAGAATACGAGCTTCTCTGGGGTCCCCGGGCATTCCTCGAGGCGAATCAGATGCACATCTTGAGGTTTTTGGCCGCACTCTATGAAAACCAGGCCCAGATCTGGACAGGCCAGTACCTTCAGTCATTGGCAGAGTTAGAATACACGGACACAAATGAGGAGCCCAATGACAGCGATGATGATTCCCATGGCCCCACCAGCAGTACCCACCCTCATTAA